In the genome of Nonomuraea sp. NBC_00507, the window CTGCTTGGGCATGTCCACGATCCAGCCGAGCAGCCCGATCACGCCGAGCCCCGACGCCACGCTGACCAGCGCGGCGAAGATCGGGATCATCGCGGCCACCAGCGTCCCGAAGGCGAACACCAGCACCAGCAGCGCGCAGACCACGCCGATGATCTCGCTGGGCCCGGTCTTGATCTCCTTGTCCGCGGGGCTCGAGGCGTCGGCGGGCACCACCTCCATCCCGGCGGCCCTGGCCGGATCGGCGGCCTTCGACAGCGCCTGCGTGGTCTCGGAGAGCTTGTCCGGGTCGTGGCCCTCCATACGGATGGTGATGAGGCCGATCTGCAGGTTGGAGGCGATGCCGCCCCTGCGGAACGGCGTGTCGACCTGCACGACGTGGTCCATCGTCCGCAGGCTGTCGATGGAGCGCTCCACCGCCTGCTGACGCTTTTCCTCGGTGAGGGGGCCGTCGGCGGAGTACACCAGCAGCTGGACCGTGCCACCCTGCGCGTAACCGGGGCCGAAGCCCTCCTTCATCAGGTCGTGCGCACGCTGCGCGTCGGTGCCGGGGATGCTCGCGTCGTTGCTGGTGGGGCTACTGAAGGCGAGGTTGGCGCCCATCAGCGCGGCGGCCGCGATCACCCATAACGCCAGTACGATCTTGCCGTTCCGCGCGCACCAGCCGCCCAGCCGTCCCAGCAACCGCGTCATCGCTCAGCCCCCACTCGACGGCCGTCCTGTACGGTCGTACAGGACATACGATAAGCCGGGTATGTTACGGAACGCGTACCCGGCGGGAAAATGAGACGATGACCACAGCCGACGACACCCGCAGCCGCATCCTGGCCGCGGCCAGAGAGCTGTTCGCCGAGCGCGGCTACGCGGCCACGTCCCTGGCCGACATCGCCGCCGCCGTCGGCCTGACCAAGACCGCCGTCGCCTACCACTTCCACCCGAAGGACCGCCTGGCCGCCGAGCTGCTCTCGCCGGCGGCGGACGACATGCTCCAGCTCCTCGGCGCCGACCACGCGACCCGGGACGACTTCGTCGAGGCCCTGGTCTCGTTCGCGGTGCGCTACCGCTCGGTGATCCGCCTGTTCATGGAGGACCTGTCCGCCGACGACTCCGTCTCGCCGGGCTCGAAGCGGGATACGGTCAGGACGTTCAGGGACGAGATCCACGCCAAGCTCGTGGGCGACGATCCCGGCCCGGACGTCCGGCTCAAGAGCTGGGCGCTGCTCGGCGCGCTGCTGTGGGGCGTGGTCAAGACCATGGACCTGCCCGAGGACCAGGTGCGCGCCGTGCTCCTGGAGTCCTGCCGCGCCTTCTAAAGACCGAGGATCTCCCGCTCTACGTGGTCGAGCGCGAGGCGTACCGCGCCCAGGGCCACCCCTTCGTCCCCGAAGGTGGACGCGACCACCTCGGGCGCGCTCACGCACAGCTCGGCCAGGTGCCGACGGAGCGGTTCTAGCAGCACGTCGCCGGCGCGCGAGTAGCCGCCGCCGAGCACCAGCAGGTCGGGATCGATGGCCAGGACGAGCGCCGAGGCGCCGATCGCGAGATTCTCCGCGTAGCGGTCCACCCGGCGCACGGCGTCCCGCTCGCCCCGCAGCGCCGCCTCGAACACCTCCGCCGCCGAGGCGTCCTTGACCAGCTCGCGGGCGGCGTCCTCCCACCCGACCTGGCGCAGCGTGCCGATCTCGCCCGCCGCCCCGCTGCGCCCGGGATGCAGGCGGCCGCCGATCAGGATGCCGGCGCCCGCCCGGTGGCCGATCAGCACATACACGACGTCGGAGGCATGCTGCGCGCTGCCGCGCCAGTGCTCGGCCAGCGCCGCGAGGTTGGCGTCGTTGGCGGCCAGCGCGGTGCCGCCGAACCAGCGCCCGGCCAGCCCCGCCAGGTCCACCCCGGTCCAGCCGGGCAACGTGATCGACAGTGACACCCGGCCGGTGCGGTCCACGATGCCCGAAGTCCCCGCCGCCACCGCCCACACGTGCTTGCGTGCCACGCCCGCGCTGTCCACGCACGTCAGCGCCGTGCGCCGGGCCACCTCCAGCCGCTCGTGCGCGGCGGCGTCACCGGAGACGCCGGCCCGCTGCCAGGCGATCACCTCGCCACTGAGATCGGCCAGCGCCGCGACGATGCCGTCGCCGCCGACCTCCACGCCCACCACGTAGCCGGCGTCCGCCCGGAACCCGAACCGCCGCGCGGGCCGCCCCATCACGCCCTCGTCGGGCGGCACCTCCTTGACGAAGCCGCGCTCGCTCAGCTCGTCGAGCACCGCCTCCACCGTCTGCCTGGACAGCCCGGTGACGCGGCCGAGCTGCGTCAGCGTGGCCACGCCCTCGCGCCGCAGGGCCCTGAGCGTGACCTGGGTGTTCACCTTGCGCAGCAGCGACGCGTCACCCGGCCGGAGCTCGGTCAACTTATGAGACCCTTTCTCATAACTGCCTCATAGCTGTCCATTGACGTCTATCAGCCAGGATCCTAGCATCGACCGACATACGTGAATTGGTTACATAAGTGGAGGCGCAATGGTGACTCTCGCCGTGGTCGGCGCGGGCTCTCGGGGGACCGGCTACGCCCGCCACGCCGTCGGCACCGGCCGGGCGCGCGTGGTCGCCGTGGCCGATCCGCTGGACAGCCGACGCGAACGGTTCCCCAAGGCAACGCACTACGCGGACTGGCGCGAGCTGGCCGCGCTGCCCCGCCAGGCGGACGCGGTGATCATCGCCACCCAGGACCGCGACCACGTCGAGCCCG includes:
- a CDS encoding TetR/AcrR family transcriptional regulator; protein product: MTTADDTRSRILAAARELFAERGYAATSLADIAAAVGLTKTAVAYHFHPKDRLAAELLSPAADDMLQLLGADHATRDDFVEALVSFAVRYRSVIRLFMEDLSADDSVSPGSKRDTVRTFRDEIHAKLVGDDPGPDVRLKSWALLGALLWGVVKTMDLPEDQVRAVLLESCRAF
- a CDS encoding ROK family transcriptional regulator: MTELRPGDASLLRKVNTQVTLRALRREGVATLTQLGRVTGLSRQTVEAVLDELSERGFVKEVPPDEGVMGRPARRFGFRADAGYVVGVEVGGDGIVAALADLSGEVIAWQRAGVSGDAAAHERLEVARRTALTCVDSAGVARKHVWAVAAGTSGIVDRTGRVSLSITLPGWTGVDLAGLAGRWFGGTALAANDANLAALAEHWRGSAQHASDVVYVLIGHRAGAGILIGGRLHPGRSGAAGEIGTLRQVGWEDAARELVKDASAAEVFEAALRGERDAVRRVDRYAENLAIGASALVLAIDPDLLVLGGGYSRAGDVLLEPLRRHLAELCVSAPEVVASTFGDEGVALGAVRLALDHVEREILGL